One window of the Thermoproteales archaeon genome contains the following:
- a CDS encoding RsmB/NOP family class I SAM-dependent RNA methyltransferase: MNLVKEAERLARENRFHADSILHLINLYGIEETRYILKALKTPGTRYFLRVNTLKISREELLSDLKTNGFEVFPHPVIEEAIFLPVYGPYTVNLTPKKIIADKKAAESVYLGADLYAAGILGVVGKIMPGDYVTIVDPNGFPVGEGIIMQDVDEILNKKRGLAVKVINSVFKVPSIRELDVHKKGYVYDQSLPAMIAVKNLDLKPGDKIIDLCAAPGGKVTHAAQLIGDNGKILAVDRSKPKIQKLRENVHRLGIKSIKILEMDSRYLDLRINERDFDAVIVDPPCSSLGVRPKLGSNVSIKDIHALANYQIQFLKVAAELVKKGGRILYSTCTMTLYENELNILKIMKRYKLKLKYQKYFLGLTGFIHKIGDYVQRFLPNRHDTPGFFIAVLEKL; this comes from the coding sequence ATGAATTTGGTAAAAGAAGCTGAGAGATTAGCTAGAGAAAATCGTTTCCACGCAGACAGTATACTACATTTAATAAATCTTTATGGAATTGAAGAAACAAGATATATTCTAAAGGCGCTTAAAACTCCTGGAACCAGATACTTTCTAAGGGTAAATACATTAAAAATATCGAGAGAGGAACTATTATCGGATTTGAAAACGAATGGTTTTGAAGTTTTTCCACATCCGGTGATTGAAGAAGCTATATTTCTTCCTGTTTATGGACCATACACTGTAAATTTAACACCCAAAAAGATAATCGCGGATAAAAAAGCAGCCGAGAGTGTTTATCTCGGAGCAGATTTATACGCTGCGGGAATATTGGGAGTTGTTGGAAAAATCATGCCAGGGGACTATGTTACTATAGTCGATCCTAACGGATTCCCTGTCGGTGAAGGCATCATTATGCAAGATGTTGATGAAATTCTAAATAAAAAAAGAGGACTCGCGGTAAAAGTTATAAATTCGGTATTTAAGGTTCCTAGCATTAGAGAACTCGATGTGCATAAAAAAGGCTATGTTTACGACCAAAGCTTACCGGCTATGATAGCTGTAAAAAATTTAGATTTGAAACCAGGTGATAAAATCATAGATTTATGTGCAGCGCCTGGTGGAAAGGTCACTCATGCGGCTCAGCTTATAGGGGATAACGGGAAGATATTAGCTGTAGATCGTTCAAAGCCTAAAATCCAGAAATTGAGAGAAAACGTTCATAGACTCGGTATTAAAAGTATTAAAATACTCGAAATGGATTCTCGCTATCTAGATTTAAGAATTAACGAGAGAGATTTCGATGCCGTAATCGTAGATCCACCATGTTCAAGTTTAGGCGTAAGACCAAAACTCGGTAGCAATGTTTCAATTAAAGACATACACGCTCTAGCTAATTATCAGATCCAGTTTTTAAAGGTAGCTGCAGAACTTGTTAAAAAAGGCGGAAGAATACTCTATAGCACGTGTACCATGACGCTTTATGAGAACGAGTTAAATATACTAAAGATAATGAAGAGGTACAAGTTAAAACTGAAATATCAAAAATATTTTCTCGGATTAACAGGTTTTATTCACAAAATTGGAGATTATGTGCAAAGGTTTCTGCCGAATAGGCATGATACACCTGGCTTTTTCATAGCAGTGTTAGAAAAACTTTGA
- a CDS encoding prohibitin family protein gives MGYEIPVNVQTASKTALKVIAVFIILVFIAIFAFNMIAVVEFGYVGIMLDPITGNIWNVGIGPKYVFKLPWQIFDQIYIGQETLDMWTSMGRQGEYPAINAFTSDGLQASVDITIQYHIDPKYAVEIYMKYPRKDWEDRTLAPVLRQIVRDIIADYKGTDTIPKRDEISQKISEEFLEKLKELGVSGIVIDSINLRNIDLPEQFKKALESKLTAEQQKIQAEYERERIITLANATAMEQILHAKGEAESQILRAEAEAKAKLIIANATKVQIELITKAFGDPVYALEYYKYFYLAEMAKQGAVIVISGEAQPLISIPTSD, from the coding sequence ATGGGATATGAGATTCCTGTAAACGTTCAAACTGCCAGCAAGACGGCTCTGAAAGTAATAGCGGTCTTTATTATACTTGTCTTTATTGCAATTTTTGCTTTCAATATGATAGCAGTAGTGGAATTCGGATACGTAGGTATAATGCTTGATCCGATCACGGGAAATATATGGAATGTTGGCATTGGTCCAAAATATGTCTTTAAGCTTCCATGGCAAATTTTCGACCAGATTTATATTGGGCAGGAAACTCTCGATATGTGGACGAGTATGGGTAGGCAAGGTGAATACCCTGCTATTAACGCGTTTACAAGTGATGGTTTACAAGCGAGCGTTGACATAACAATTCAATATCATATAGATCCTAAATATGCTGTTGAAATATACATGAAGTATCCTAGAAAGGACTGGGAAGATAGGACTTTAGCACCCGTTCTTAGACAGATTGTAAGAGATATAATAGCTGATTACAAGGGCACGGATACTATTCCAAAAAGAGATGAAATATCTCAAAAAATCTCCGAAGAATTTTTGGAAAAACTTAAAGAATTGGGTGTATCAGGTATTGTAATAGATAGCATAAATCTGAGAAATATAGATCTCCCGGAACAATTCAAAAAGGCTTTAGAGTCAAAGCTTACGGCCGAACAGCAGAAGATACAAGCAGAATATGAAAGAGAGCGCATTATAACTCTAGCCAACGCTACTGCTATGGAGCAAATACTGCATGCTAAAGGAGAGGCTGAGTCACAAATTCTTAGGGCGGAAGCAGAAGCTAAAGCTAAACTTATAATCGCTAATGCTACTAAGGTACAGATTGAGCTCATAACAAAGGCTTTTGGCGATCCGGTTTATGCCTTAGAATACTATAAGTATTTCTACCTCGCCGAGATGGCTAAACAAGGTGCAGTAATAGTAATAAGCGGTGAAGCACAGCCACTTATAAGCATACCTACAAGCGACTAA
- a CDS encoding dCTP deaminase codes for MLSGREILKLIKKGELAVNPLDASIIRENGIDLRIGNEVAVLINNPNPLDPEKLGEVNLEEYFKVIKIEDSFVLQPYMKILVTTLEYIKMPINVGGLVELRSTFARLGLSIPPTVIDAGFKGQITLEVHGGAFPVVLKKGVRFAHIVFMEIKGEPVPYRGRYQEQRGVTLPR; via the coding sequence ATGCTTTCAGGAAGGGAAATTCTTAAGCTTATTAAAAAGGGCGAGCTTGCAGTAAATCCCTTAGACGCCAGTATAATAAGAGAAAACGGAATTGACCTACGGATAGGAAATGAAGTAGCAGTTTTGATTAATAATCCTAATCCATTAGATCCAGAAAAATTGGGCGAAGTAAATCTCGAAGAATATTTTAAAGTGATCAAGATCGAGGATAGCTTTGTTCTTCAACCTTATATGAAGATTTTAGTTACAACATTGGAATATATAAAAATGCCCATAAACGTGGGTGGTCTTGTGGAGCTACGAAGCACGTTTGCAAGGCTTGGCTTATCAATTCCTCCAACAGTTATAGATGCTGGCTTTAAGGGTCAAATAACATTAGAAGTTCATGGAGGAGCATTTCCCGTAGTATTAAAAAAGGGAGTACGTTTTGCTCATATTGTTTTCATGGAGATAAAAGGTGAACCTGTACCCTATAGGGGGCGTTATCAGGAGCAAAGAGGTGTAACGTTGCCTCGTTAA
- a CDS encoding transcriptional regulator — MISTLLRKDVINKIRESSERITWIDSLAVAAAALARSKAGMTVAAIADDIGRTEATIRRHLSGKSEAGKLVLGTYNKFIKEGVKIELPEFLSDKCKHLEEQLKAEKELREQLENKLKDVKRKLEDLIKSL; from the coding sequence ATGATATCGACATTGCTACGAAAGGATGTAATAAATAAAATTAGGGAAAGTTCAGAGAGGATTACCTGGATTGATTCTCTAGCAGTGGCGGCAGCTGCGCTTGCCAGGTCGAAAGCTGGTATGACGGTTGCAGCTATAGCAGATGATATTGGAAGAACAGAGGCAACCATTAGAAGGCATCTCTCGGGAAAATCAGAAGCGGGGAAACTAGTGTTGGGAACTTATAACAAGTTCATAAAGGAAGGTGTGAAAATAGAATTGCCAGAGTTCTTAAGTGATAAATGCAAGCACCTCGAAGAGCAGCTGAAAGCTGAGAAGGAGCTTAGAGAACAACTAGAAAACAAATTAAAAGACGTAAAGCGAAAGCTTGAAGATTTAATTAAAAGCCTCTGA
- a CDS encoding KaiC domain-containing protein, producing MRRIESGIPGLDDILHGGIPYRNVVLLSGGPGTGKSIFGQQYLYHGLSRGEPGILVALEEHPVQIRINMSQFGWDVRPFEERGKFAIVDAFTGGVGEAAKREKYVVRSIDDVPSFIDVVREAIRDIGAKRVVIDSVTTLYMTKPAIARAVVMNLKRVLAGLGCTSILVSQISVGERGFGGPGVEHAADGIIRLDLDEVDGELKRSLIVWKMRGTNHSMKRHPFDITNKGLIIYSDRVLKISRGLYREERI from the coding sequence GTGAGGAGAATAGAATCAGGCATTCCAGGTCTCGACGATATATTGCATGGCGGAATTCCCTATAGAAATGTTGTTCTTCTCTCAGGCGGACCGGGGACAGGTAAGTCAATATTTGGACAGCAATATTTATATCATGGCTTAAGTAGGGGCGAGCCAGGGATTTTAGTTGCTTTAGAAGAGCATCCAGTTCAGATTAGAATCAACATGTCACAGTTTGGATGGGATGTAAGACCCTTTGAAGAACGAGGGAAGTTCGCTATTGTAGATGCTTTTACTGGAGGCGTTGGCGAAGCGGCAAAAAGAGAAAAATACGTTGTAAGATCAATAGATGACGTTCCCAGCTTCATCGATGTAGTGAGAGAGGCAATAAGAGACATTGGAGCTAAGAGAGTTGTTATAGATTCCGTGACAACCTTATATATGACGAAGCCTGCTATCGCTCGTGCAGTCGTAATGAACCTTAAGCGTGTGCTAGCTGGATTAGGATGTACATCAATATTGGTCTCCCAAATTAGCGTTGGAGAACGCGGTTTTGGAGGACCTGGAGTTGAACACGCGGCCGACGGTATAATCAGATTAGATCTTGATGAGGTAGACGGTGAGCTTAAAAGAAGCTTGATCGTTTGGAAGATGAGGGGGACAAATCATAGTATGAAGCGGCACCCCTTCGACATAACCAATAAAGGATTGATAATATACTCGGACCGTGTGCTTAAAATATCTCGCGGTCTTTATAGAGAAGAGAGAATTTGA
- a CDS encoding NAD(P)/FAD-dependent oxidoreductase, producing the protein MKNVDVIVVGAGPAGLMFARVVAEKGIDVTVFEKERMLAMKPCGEGISSRVLETANIPSYTLSYFVHRKITKALIYAPNGMAREIPGEGKTLGYIIDKKAFLQVMANYAVDAGAKIKIPESVKYVKKNENEYVVYTDKESYKTKLLVGADGYLSVVAKQTGLEKKGERKIIPSLQYVMVNVKLHYADATEFYLGSEVAPLGYAWVFPKSENIANVGIGVQGKPAKAYLDKFIKDHPEMFSKSYAIEFRGAAVTIGGQLKKIVDDNVILIGEAAGQVIPLTGGGIHTSIAGGKIAGDVVIKSFDAEDLSVDFLSAYPNKYGEYWGKRIRDSFKALKVIEGLSDDDLNMLAEVLEPQDILDLANGNNIKRVALKLLKHPILSLKVAKALLS; encoded by the coding sequence ATGAAGAATGTTGATGTTATCGTGGTGGGCGCGGGTCCAGCAGGTTTAATGTTTGCCAGAGTTGTAGCTGAAAAAGGGATAGATGTTACTGTGTTTGAAAAAGAAAGGATGTTGGCGATGAAGCCTTGTGGAGAGGGTATAAGCTCAAGAGTTTTGGAAACTGCAAATATCCCAAGCTACACACTGTCTTATTTTGTACATCGTAAAATAACTAAGGCTCTAATTTACGCTCCTAATGGGATGGCGAGAGAAATCCCTGGAGAGGGTAAAACTCTAGGCTATATAATCGATAAGAAAGCTTTTCTTCAAGTAATGGCGAATTATGCCGTAGACGCAGGAGCGAAGATAAAAATTCCGGAAAGTGTTAAATATGTAAAAAAGAATGAAAATGAGTATGTAGTTTACACAGATAAAGAATCTTACAAAACTAAACTATTGGTGGGCGCTGATGGATACCTATCGGTAGTCGCTAAACAAACAGGTTTGGAAAAGAAAGGCGAAAGAAAAATAATACCATCTCTACAATACGTTATGGTAAACGTAAAGCTTCATTATGCTGATGCTACCGAATTCTACCTAGGCTCTGAAGTTGCTCCATTAGGCTATGCGTGGGTATTCCCTAAGAGCGAGAACATCGCAAATGTTGGAATAGGCGTACAAGGTAAACCGGCAAAAGCCTACCTAGATAAGTTTATAAAAGATCATCCAGAAATGTTCTCCAAATCTTATGCTATCGAGTTTAGAGGAGCAGCTGTTACGATTGGCGGGCAGCTTAAGAAGATAGTAGATGACAATGTTATTTTGATAGGAGAGGCTGCAGGGCAGGTCATTCCCTTAACTGGAGGCGGTATACATACATCTATAGCAGGGGGTAAGATAGCGGGTGATGTTGTAATTAAATCGTTCGATGCTGAAGACCTTTCCGTTGATTTCCTAAGCGCTTATCCAAATAAATATGGAGAATATTGGGGTAAAAGAATACGAGACAGTTTTAAAGCATTAAAAGTAATTGAAGGTTTAAGCGATGATGACCTAAACATGCTAGCAGAAGTTTTAGAGCCTCAGGATATACTCGATCTAGCTAATGGGAATAACATAAAAAGGGTGGCTTTAAAATTGTTGAAACATCCGATACTAAGTTTAAAAGTAGCCAAAGCATTATTATCATAA
- the map gene encoding type II methionyl aminopeptidase yields the protein MNNKEEKQWLWVGKIANKTLAKAAEIIHEGMPLLELAEKLENYIRGYAAPAFPVNISINHVAAHYSPKLSDESTIPKGSLVKIDVGVQKNGFIADTAITISFNSNLEDLAKASFEALINAEAFIMPNVNTGAIGSKIEKTITGYGFKPIKNLTGHKILRYNLHAGKTIPNTKTIFGDKVFEGEVYAIEPFATNGTGYVVESNEGYIYRVISVKKTGDKYMDSVLREMWKRFKSLPFSERWLTSFVSKEKVKDVLRWLLSKKAIMVYPILVEKKKGYVSQFEDTVIVTNEGPIITTNVAKIVKEYFY from the coding sequence ATGAATAATAAAGAGGAAAAACAATGGCTCTGGGTTGGTAAAATAGCCAACAAGACATTAGCTAAGGCCGCTGAAATAATACATGAAGGAATGCCCCTGCTGGAGCTAGCTGAAAAGCTCGAAAATTACATAAGAGGATATGCAGCTCCCGCCTTTCCTGTTAATATTTCAATAAATCATGTCGCAGCCCATTATTCTCCTAAGCTATCTGATGAATCGACAATTCCAAAGGGGTCTCTAGTTAAAATTGATGTAGGAGTACAAAAGAATGGGTTTATCGCAGATACAGCAATAACGATCTCTTTTAACTCAAACTTGGAAGACTTGGCTAAAGCATCCTTTGAGGCTTTAATTAATGCAGAAGCGTTCATAATGCCAAATGTTAATACCGGAGCTATCGGGTCAAAAATAGAAAAGACAATTACAGGTTATGGATTTAAGCCTATTAAAAATCTTACCGGACACAAAATCCTGAGATATAACCTTCATGCAGGTAAAACGATACCAAATACGAAAACGATATTTGGAGACAAGGTTTTTGAAGGGGAGGTATATGCTATCGAGCCTTTTGCCACGAATGGTACTGGTTACGTGGTGGAATCAAACGAAGGATATATTTACCGAGTTATCTCGGTTAAGAAAACAGGAGATAAATACATGGATTCTGTGCTTAGAGAGATGTGGAAGCGTTTTAAAAGTCTACCTTTTTCTGAGCGTTGGCTTACTAGCTTCGTGAGCAAGGAAAAGGTAAAGGATGTGTTGCGATGGCTTTTAAGTAAAAAAGCGATAATGGTTTATCCTATTCTGGTAGAGAAAAAGAAAGGGTACGTGTCTCAGTTTGAAGATACTGTGATAGTTACGAATGAGGGACCTATAATTACGACAAATGTCGCTAAAATAGTAAAAGAGTATTTCTATTAA
- a CDS encoding endonuclease V yields MIRNFSVKKARFAQKRIAEKVIKQDILPARIEKIAGVDVAYRNGHSVGSAVVVRMPEYKLIDHVAVKVPVKFPYIPTLLAFREVYPALMALKKLRKNFDLLMVDGNGLLHPFRAGFACHLGVIVNKPSIGIAKKLLCGNVAEWKNRWAPIIDRNEIIGAAVKTSPRAKPIYVSIGHKISLNTAIRITLWATRKGFKLPEPIRQAHLVANKAIRDLVI; encoded by the coding sequence GTGATTCGTAACTTTTCCGTTAAAAAAGCAAGATTTGCCCAAAAGAGAATCGCTGAAAAAGTTATAAAGCAAGATATTCTACCAGCTAGAATTGAAAAGATTGCTGGTGTTGACGTAGCTTATAGAAATGGGCATAGCGTTGGTTCTGCTGTGGTCGTACGCATGCCAGAATATAAGTTGATTGATCATGTTGCTGTAAAAGTACCTGTTAAATTTCCATACATACCAACGCTTTTAGCCTTTAGAGAAGTATACCCAGCACTTATGGCTTTAAAAAAACTAAGAAAAAACTTTGATCTCTTGATGGTAGATGGTAACGGATTATTGCATCCTTTCAGAGCAGGATTTGCATGTCATCTAGGTGTCATTGTTAATAAGCCTTCAATAGGTATAGCTAAAAAACTTTTATGTGGCAACGTTGCCGAGTGGAAAAATAGATGGGCGCCAATAATTGATAGGAATGAAATCATAGGAGCCGCTGTTAAGACCTCTCCGCGAGCTAAGCCAATATATGTGAGCATCGGTCACAAAATCTCTCTGAATACAGCAATACGTATAACCTTGTGGGCTACTAGAAAAGGTTTTAAGTTGCCAGAACCGATAAGACAGGCACATCTTGTTGCTAATAAAGCAATTCGTGATTTAGTCATTTAA
- a CDS encoding cytidylyltransferase family protein: MDAKNRIKNYINKVGEVLSKLDSSDEHVKYILKLAESYYYDAKFYLEDKNDIFTSLACIAYSEGLLDALKFLGFVEFEWPKELEKEKRVLVGGVFDLLHPGHVYLLKKAREHGRLIVIIARDENVKRLKGHFPVIPESQRLEMIKSIKYVDEAYLGEESFDVSKIIKKYKPDIILLGPDQSVIENIVKEHAAKHGVKIIKVNRKADNFPLTSSSEIIRKILKLFK; this comes from the coding sequence ATGGACGCGAAAAATAGGATAAAAAACTATATTAACAAAGTTGGTGAAGTGCTTTCCAAGCTAGATTCTAGCGACGAACACGTTAAGTATATCCTAAAGTTGGCTGAGAGTTATTACTATGATGCAAAATTTTATCTTGAAGATAAAAACGACATATTCACCAGCCTAGCCTGTATAGCATACAGTGAGGGACTGTTGGATGCTCTTAAATTTCTAGGATTTGTCGAGTTTGAATGGCCAAAAGAATTGGAAAAGGAAAAGAGGGTATTAGTTGGTGGAGTGTTTGATCTCTTACATCCAGGACATGTATATTTGTTAAAAAAAGCAAGAGAGCATGGCAGATTAATAGTTATAATAGCCCGCGATGAAAATGTCAAAAGATTAAAAGGTCATTTTCCAGTTATACCAGAAAGTCAAAGATTGGAGATGATAAAGAGCATTAAATATGTTGACGAGGCATATCTTGGAGAGGAAAGTTTTGATGTTAGCAAAATAATTAAGAAGTATAAACCTGACATAATACTTCTTGGACCAGATCAGTCAGTCATAGAAAACATTGTAAAAGAGCATGCTGCTAAACATGGTGTAAAAATTATAAAAGTGAATAGGAAAGCTGATAATTTTCCATTAACATCATCATCTGAAATAATTAGAAAAATATTAAAACTTTTTAAATGA
- the dph5 gene encoding diphthine synthase, which yields MLIFVGLGLHDLQDLTFHGFSVLKKAKKIYMETYTNIMPDFSRERLETLIGQEIVEVSREFLESDKISQIIEEASKEDVVLLVPGDPFIATTHITVRIEAEKRGVKTMVVHAPSIISSAISECGLQIYKFGKIATIVYPEPELGFFPFSVYEVLKENLSRRLHTFFLLDLKVETGKLMTISDAIDVLFMMEEKLNEGVVTSDTLGVGLARVGSLNTILKAGSLAELKSYNFGPPPHSLIIPSILHPIEAEALIFLCNANKKLIEKWTRKIG from the coding sequence ATGCTGATTTTCGTGGGTTTAGGGCTTCATGATCTTCAAGATTTAACCTTTCATGGATTTTCTGTATTAAAAAAAGCTAAAAAGATATACATGGAAACTTACACGAACATAATGCCCGATTTTTCGCGTGAGAGATTGGAGACTTTGATCGGTCAGGAAATTGTAGAAGTTTCAAGAGAATTTTTAGAAAGCGATAAGATAAGTCAAATTATTGAAGAAGCTTCGAAAGAAGACGTAGTGCTTCTTGTTCCAGGAGATCCATTTATTGCTACAACGCATATAACTGTAAGAATAGAGGCCGAAAAACGAGGCGTTAAAACCATGGTCGTTCACGCCCCCTCTATTATATCTAGTGCAATTAGCGAATGCGGATTACAGATCTATAAATTTGGTAAAATAGCTACAATAGTTTACCCAGAACCTGAGCTTGGTTTTTTCCCATTTTCAGTGTATGAAGTCTTAAAAGAAAATCTTTCTCGTAGATTACACACATTTTTTCTTCTTGATCTTAAAGTTGAAACTGGTAAGCTGATGACGATAAGTGATGCAATAGACGTCTTATTTATGATGGAGGAGAAGCTTAACGAAGGAGTAGTGACTTCAGACACTCTGGGCGTAGGATTGGCTAGAGTAGGCAGTCTAAATACAATATTAAAAGCAGGTAGTCTTGCCGAGCTGAAGAGCTACAATTTCGGTCCTCCACCGCATAGCTTGATTATTCCTAGTATATTACACCCAATAGAGGCAGAAGCTTTAATATTTCTGTGTAATGCAAATAAAAAGTTGATTGAGAAATGGACGCGAAAAATAGGATAA
- a CDS encoding RNA-binding protein, which produces MGVKGRLVIPIPPERIGVIIGKSGATRRKIEEIFNVKLWVDSANNEVIIMPRNEKTTVSNMIRAREVLKAISLGFNPDMALMLTDETYMFECIDLSETARNKSDLKRIKGRIIGESGKAKKMIEELSGAKLVIGEKHIAIIGDYEEVRIAREAIEMLIRGRQHKTVYNYLRRQRHELKRRRMELWEKFSLYTGGKL; this is translated from the coding sequence ATGGGCGTTAAAGGACGGTTAGTAATTCCCATACCACCTGAGAGAATAGGAGTCATAATAGGCAAAAGCGGTGCCACTCGTCGAAAAATAGAGGAAATTTTCAACGTGAAACTATGGGTAGATTCTGCAAATAATGAAGTCATTATAATGCCAAGAAATGAAAAAACAACAGTTTCGAACATGATAAGAGCGAGAGAAGTTTTAAAAGCAATTTCATTAGGATTCAATCCAGACATGGCTTTAATGCTTACAGATGAAACATACATGTTCGAATGCATCGATCTTAGCGAAACGGCTAGAAATAAGTCAGATCTGAAAAGAATAAAAGGCAGAATTATAGGAGAATCTGGAAAAGCCAAAAAAATGATCGAAGAACTGAGCGGTGCAAAATTAGTGATTGGAGAAAAGCACATAGCTATAATAGGAGATTACGAGGAAGTTAGAATAGCAAGAGAAGCTATAGAGATGCTAATCAGAGGTAGACAGCATAAAACAGTATACAATTATTTAAGGAGGCAAAGACACGAACTTAAACGTAGACGCATGGAGCTTTGGGAGAAATTTTCCCTATATACAGGAGGAAAGTTATAA
- a CDS encoding serine protein kinase RIO — MKNDFERKIERLERERIIKSKLTKIKDSDLFETVEEVFDARTIMALYNLMNKGVIKKIFGVVAAGKEARVYWAESPKGEDLAVKIFLVSTAEFRRGIMKYIDGDPRFKKVRKDRRYIIQLWCSKEYKNLTTAYANGIRVPKPVDREENVLVMEFINLPGQRGVPAPLLKDYPPLNPEKAYSIIENYIIKLYKQAKLVHADLSEYNIMHRNGEYIIIDWGSAVHIEHPNAKNFLLRDIKIIFGYFRKMGVDTADPEDFLEKLLE; from the coding sequence ATGAAGAATGATTTTGAGAGAAAAATAGAACGGCTTGAACGCGAAAGAATAATAAAATCTAAATTGACAAAGATCAAAGATAGTGATCTATTTGAAACAGTAGAAGAAGTATTTGATGCAAGAACTATAATGGCACTCTACAATTTAATGAATAAAGGCGTTATAAAGAAAATATTTGGAGTAGTTGCTGCTGGTAAGGAAGCTCGAGTTTACTGGGCTGAATCGCCCAAGGGTGAAGATTTGGCTGTAAAAATTTTCCTTGTATCAACAGCGGAGTTTAGACGAGGAATTATGAAGTATATAGATGGCGATCCCAGATTTAAAAAGGTTAGAAAGGATAGGAGGTACATTATACAATTGTGGTGCTCTAAAGAATACAAAAATTTAACGACAGCTTACGCGAACGGTATCAGGGTACCAAAGCCTGTCGATAGAGAAGAAAATGTGCTCGTTATGGAGTTTATTAATTTACCTGGACAGCGTGGTGTCCCTGCGCCGTTATTAAAGGATTATCCTCCTTTAAATCCAGAGAAGGCTTATTCGATAATCGAAAATTACATTATTAAGCTTTACAAGCAGGCTAAGCTAGTGCATGCAGATCTCTCCGAGTATAATATTATGCATCGAAATGGTGAATATATTATAATAGACTGGGGCTCAGCCGTACATATTGAACATCCAAATGCAAAAAATTTTCTTTTAAGAGATATAAAGATTATCTTCGGATATTTCCGGAAGATGGGCGTTGATACTGCAGATCCTGAAGATTTTCTTGAAAAATTACTCGAGTAA
- the eif1A gene encoding translation initiation factor eIF-1A, which translates to MPKKKRKRLDAEEEKEIPLPGGDLILGVIEQLLGYDRVRVRCADGYTRLCRIPGKMKKRVWMRVGDVVLVAPWDFQRDKRGDIVYRYTNTEVQRLTRAGQLKELEELLE; encoded by the coding sequence ATGCCCAAGAAAAAAAGAAAAAGATTAGATGCGGAAGAAGAAAAGGAAATCCCACTGCCAGGCGGAGACCTTATATTAGGTGTTATAGAACAGCTGTTAGGTTATGATAGAGTTAGAGTCAGATGCGCAGATGGATATACGAGACTTTGCAGAATACCGGGGAAAATGAAGAAGAGAGTTTGGATGAGAGTTGGAGACGTAGTTCTCGTTGCACCATGGGATTTCCAAAGAGATAAGCGAGGCGATATAGTGTATAGATACACAAACACTGAGGTTCAGAGATTAACCCGTGCTGGCCAATTAAAAGAACTGGAGGAATTACTCGAGTAA